In the Candidatus Electrothrix sp. GW3-4 genome, one interval contains:
- a CDS encoding succinate dehydrogenase/fumarate reductase iron-sulfur subunit — protein MSAKKISITVKVWRQASETAEGSLETYTLQEISTDMSFLEMLDVLNEQLTLEGKEPVAFDHDCREGICGMCGAVVDGIAHGPEQGTTLCQLHMRHFQDGQVICIEPFRTRAFPLVKDLMVDRSAFDRIIQAGGFVSMNTGSAPDANAVPVSQPQAEQAMDAAACIGCGACVAACPNAAAMLFTSAKISQLALMPQGQPERKQRALSMVAAMDKEGFGSCSNHRECEQVCPKGISIRHIARMNREYLAATLFGE, from the coding sequence ATGTCAGCAAAGAAGATATCCATTACAGTCAAGGTCTGGCGACAGGCGAGCGAAACAGCGGAAGGCAGCCTGGAAACCTACACGCTGCAAGAGATCAGCACGGATATGTCCTTTCTGGAGATGCTGGACGTCCTGAACGAGCAGCTGACCCTAGAAGGAAAAGAGCCCGTGGCCTTTGACCATGACTGCCGGGAAGGGATCTGCGGCATGTGCGGAGCCGTGGTTGATGGCATCGCGCATGGGCCGGAGCAGGGAACCACGCTCTGTCAGCTTCACATGCGCCATTTTCAGGACGGGCAGGTGATCTGTATTGAGCCCTTCCGCACCAGGGCCTTTCCCTTGGTGAAAGACCTGATGGTGGATCGCTCCGCCTTTGATCGTATCATCCAGGCCGGTGGTTTTGTCTCTATGAATACCGGTTCTGCCCCGGATGCCAATGCCGTGCCGGTGAGTCAGCCCCAGGCTGAGCAGGCCATGGATGCAGCGGCCTGTATCGGCTGCGGTGCCTGCGTTGCCGCCTGCCCTAATGCAGCAGCCATGCTTTTTACCTCTGCCAAGATTTCTCAGCTGGCCCTTATGCCCCAAGGGCAGCCGGAACGGAAGCAGCGTGCCTTGTCCATGGTGGCGGCTATGGACAAGGAGGGCTTTGGTTCGTGCAGTAATCATCGGGAATGCGAGCAGGTCTGTCCTAAGGGGATTTCTATCCGCCATATTGCCCGAATGAACCGAGAGTACCTTGCAGCGACCTTGTTTGGCGAGTAA
- a CDS encoding succinate dehydrogenase cytochrome b subunit produces MFDFLQGTLSSLGRKYTMALTGFFLGVFLLSHAVGNSFIFQGKAAFNAYAEQLHSLGPLVPAVEFFLLIIFLTHIVFGISLFLKNRKAIGRRYVVASSAGGDTWVSRTMPWTGLIILAFLLLHLCNVRFVEDSGSIADVVDQTLTTPLYTLLYLLGITALTLHTSHGFWSLLQTWGLYYPRYHNVTRLGACALAVLICLVFFAVIVALW; encoded by the coding sequence ATGTTCGATTTCCTGCAAGGGACTCTCTCATCACTTGGCAGAAAGTATACCATGGCCCTTACCGGCTTTTTTCTTGGTGTCTTTCTGCTGAGTCACGCCGTAGGTAACAGCTTTATCTTTCAGGGAAAGGCAGCCTTTAACGCCTATGCGGAGCAGTTACACTCCTTAGGTCCGCTGGTGCCTGCGGTAGAATTTTTTCTGCTCATCATCTTTTTGACTCATATCGTTTTTGGTATCAGCCTTTTTTTGAAGAATCGGAAGGCCATTGGTCGTCGGTATGTTGTAGCGAGTTCCGCAGGAGGAGACACTTGGGTCTCCCGAACCATGCCGTGGACCGGACTGATTATTCTTGCCTTTCTCCTGCTGCATCTTTGCAATGTTCGCTTTGTTGAAGACTCTGGATCGATAGCGGATGTCGTGGACCAGACGCTGACCACCCCCCTCTATACCCTGTTGTATCTTTTGGGCATCACAGCCCTGACTCTGCACACCAGTCATGGCTTTTGGTCCTTGTTGCAGACCTGGGGGCTTTATTATCCCCGGTATCATAATGTAACCCGCCTTGGGGCCTGCGCGTTAGCAGTACTCATCTGTCTCGTTTTTTTTGCAGTTATTGTGGCCCTATGGTAG
- a CDS encoding Hsp70 family protein has protein sequence MASKLAGVKEEQAGTSGQGVEETLMKKSIGIDLGTTNSVVAVKKVSTEVLKNAEGEYITPSCVMVKKRLMRRPEFIVGRDALEWIRQEPEHTITAVKRLIGRNFHEQEVQELITKQSLHYQLATHSRGSANSLALQINGREFTPEEISAKILAKLKADAEAALGDEVDAAVITVPAYFNDKQKHATRTAAALAGLKVRRLLPEPTAAAISFGVDKISGDDGRTVLVFDFGGGTLDLSILTISGGRIIEMGKGGDMWLGGEDIDQLLIDYVLQETAREEDVEDIRALIEQQKPARRNKFLAELKTAVEKAKIALSDQEETCIEILGVLQDKDGDPFDVEVELPRIRFESMMTPLLRSMLKLVRGVIVDVHFTEDLIDNVLLVGGSSRIPCVIQVLQEEFGQGKVLLHERPMLAIAEGAAILSHRLADTVECPQCTRNTAQNASACSHCGFDLEGHTVEHGVVEIVHAAAHDYYIKLENDQRFLMVEKNTPLPCSSTEVFQLVDPEQELVHMKFYNVVNRREQGIGDLWLGIDQEKERGKEEELETSQKTSRKKQMPARIEITLNIDENNLVSVNAALLNHPEVAISRTLSRGKADEKLFLALEQAIADADKAQYSTYTIIDLQNRARSLIGSIHGVVDPQDESVDETRYEQARNQIHKAIKIAANEEAPLTQLYYAESMLDDYGVLIDPRMQELLRSRIEKLRQVDENGSYEETMRASAALAAALDDKRLAQVNTLMQIENASEICFKTDPGKAKKFLRVIAEVLEAAEKQDDSVADKLHAVLPEVDEVLENYAMSTQKIHRDIRK, from the coding sequence TTGGCGAGTAAACTGGCTGGAGTGAAAGAAGAACAGGCAGGAACCTCTGGACAAGGCGTTGAAGAAACACTCATGAAAAAATCAATAGGTATAGATCTCGGAACCACCAACTCTGTTGTTGCCGTCAAAAAGGTGAGCACAGAGGTCTTGAAGAACGCAGAAGGCGAATACATCACCCCCTCCTGCGTGATGGTGAAGAAACGCCTGATGCGCAGGCCGGAGTTTATTGTGGGCCGTGATGCCCTGGAGTGGATCCGCCAGGAACCAGAGCATACCATAACCGCAGTGAAGCGGCTCATCGGTCGGAATTTTCATGAGCAAGAGGTGCAGGAGTTGATCACGAAGCAGAGCCTGCATTATCAGCTTGCCACCCACTCCCGGGGCTCGGCCAATAGTCTTGCTCTCCAGATTAATGGCAGGGAATTTACCCCAGAGGAGATTTCAGCCAAGATCCTGGCCAAGCTGAAGGCAGACGCCGAGGCCGCATTAGGTGATGAGGTGGACGCTGCTGTGATCACAGTACCTGCCTATTTTAATGATAAGCAGAAACACGCGACCAGGACGGCAGCTGCCTTAGCAGGACTCAAGGTGCGTCGTCTTCTCCCCGAGCCCACTGCCGCCGCGATCTCCTTTGGGGTGGATAAGATCTCCGGTGATGATGGGCGAACCGTGCTGGTCTTTGACTTTGGTGGCGGAACCCTGGATCTTTCCATCCTGACTATCAGCGGTGGCCGCATCATCGAGATGGGCAAGGGCGGTGATATGTGGCTGGGTGGCGAGGATATTGACCAGCTGCTGATAGACTATGTCCTGCAAGAGACCGCACGGGAAGAGGATGTTGAGGATATCCGTGCCCTGATTGAGCAGCAGAAGCCTGCCCGGCGGAATAAGTTTCTTGCTGAGCTGAAGACCGCTGTGGAAAAGGCCAAGATAGCCCTGAGCGATCAGGAGGAGACCTGTATTGAAATTCTTGGTGTTTTGCAGGATAAAGATGGGGATCCCTTTGATGTGGAGGTGGAACTGCCTCGTATCCGCTTTGAGAGCATGATGACTCCTTTGTTGCGATCCATGCTGAAGCTGGTTCGGGGCGTGATTGTTGATGTTCATTTTACCGAAGATCTGATCGATAATGTACTGCTCGTCGGGGGGAGCTCCCGTATCCCCTGCGTTATTCAGGTCTTGCAGGAGGAGTTTGGTCAGGGGAAAGTTCTTCTCCATGAGCGCCCTATGCTCGCTATTGCGGAAGGGGCCGCTATTCTCAGTCATCGTCTTGCAGATACCGTTGAATGTCCTCAATGTACCAGGAATACGGCCCAGAATGCCTCTGCCTGTTCCCATTGTGGCTTTGATCTGGAAGGGCATACGGTGGAACACGGGGTAGTGGAGATCGTCCATGCTGCTGCCCATGATTATTATATCAAGCTGGAAAATGATCAGCGTTTTTTGATGGTGGAGAAAAATACTCCGCTGCCCTGCTCCAGCACAGAGGTCTTTCAGCTGGTTGATCCTGAGCAGGAACTGGTCCATATGAAGTTTTATAATGTGGTTAACAGGAGAGAGCAGGGTATCGGGGATCTGTGGCTGGGCATTGATCAGGAGAAAGAGAGAGGAAAAGAGGAGGAGCTGGAAACATCGCAGAAGACATCGCGAAAAAAACAGATGCCTGCTCGGATAGAAATCACCCTGAATATTGATGAAAACAATCTCGTCTCCGTCAATGCAGCTCTCCTGAATCATCCTGAGGTGGCTATCTCACGAACCCTGTCCCGGGGCAAGGCCGATGAAAAACTTTTTCTTGCGCTTGAACAAGCAATTGCTGATGCTGATAAAGCACAGTATTCTACCTATACGATTATCGATTTGCAGAATCGGGCACGATCCCTCATCGGATCTATTCATGGGGTGGTTGATCCGCAAGACGAGTCTGTGGATGAAACACGATATGAACAGGCCCGCAACCAGATCCATAAGGCCATCAAGATTGCGGCCAATGAAGAGGCTCCCCTGACCCAACTCTACTACGCCGAAAGTATGCTGGATGATTACGGCGTGCTGATTGACCCCAGGATGCAGGAACTGCTTCGGAGTAGGATAGAAAAACTGCGTCAGGTTGACGAGAATGGCTCATACGAGGAGACGATGCGGGCATCCGCAGCCCTGGCCGCTGCCCTGGATGATAAGCGGCTGGCCCAGGTCAATACCCTGATGCAGATAGAAAACGCCAGTGAGATCTGTTTTAAAACAGATCCGGGCAAGGCAAAAAAGTTTTTGCGGGTCATTGCAGAGGTCCTGGAGGCCGCAGAAAAACAGGATGATTCTGTGGCAGACAAGCTGCATGCTGTCCTGCCAGAGGTGGATGAGGTCCTGGAGAATTATGCCATGAGCACCCAGAAAATCCATAGGGATATTCGGAAATAA
- a CDS encoding Uma2 family endonuclease, whose protein sequence is MTPSYNHSYLAYRIAKVLDQDDKYNLHIEMTLDINGTDYIPDIALYKKEQIDFLHDKIKADKPPLLLVEILSPKQAVNEVTEKFEVYLQAGVKSCWLVIPPTKTIVLFQDIQHPLSCSSGRFSDPVIDLEVAVEDIFS, encoded by the coding sequence ATGACCCCATCGTATAATCATTCCTATCTTGCGTATAGGATTGCCAAGGTTTTGGATCAAGACGACAAATATAATCTGCACATTGAAATGACATTGGACATCAATGGAACTGATTATATTCCTGATATTGCCTTGTATAAAAAGGAACAGATTGATTTTCTTCATGATAAAATTAAAGCGGACAAACCTCCCCTTCTGTTGGTCGAGATACTGTCTCCGAAACAGGCAGTCAATGAAGTCACTGAGAAGTTTGAAGTGTATTTGCAAGCTGGGGTTAAATCCTGCTGGCTTGTGATCCCGCCGACCAAGACCATTGTTCTTTTTCAGGATATTCAGCATCCCCTATCTTGTTCAAGCGGGCGGTTTAGTGACCCGGTGATTGATCTTGAGGTTGCGGTTGAGGATATTTTTTCTTAA
- a CDS encoding fumarate reductase/succinate dehydrogenase flavoprotein subunit: protein MHLHPHIPPGSLHEKWDACRFSNKLVSPANRRKYEIIVVGTGLAGASAAASLGELGYKVKSFCIQDSPRRAHSIAAQGGINAAKNYQNDSDSVFRLFYDTIKGGDFRSREANVYRLAQISNAIIDHCAAQGVPFAREYGGTLANRSFGGAQVSRTFYARGQTGQQLLLGAYSALMRQVAAGKVTIYPRREMMDLVVVDGQARGIIVRNLLTGELERYSANAVVLATGGYGNAFYLSTNAMASNVTAAWRAHRRGAGFANPCFVQIHPTCIPVHGDYQSKLTLMSESLRNDGRVWVPKNRDDRRSPADIPEAERDYYLERRYPAFGNLVPRDVASRNAKEVCDQGQGVGETGQAVYLNFAEAIERDGVATILKKYGNLFQMYERITASDPAKEPMMIYPAVHYSMGGLWVDYQLQSSLDGLFVIGEANFSDHGANRLGASALMQGLADGYFILPVTLGNYLAKAGSDRPAAEDVAFSETKEEVTARVARLLRHRDWKKSGTQPVDYYHRKLGALLWEYCGMSRNEEGLNKALAEIPAIREEFYSNVYVPGTGQELNQSLERAGRVADFLEFAEVMVMDALERKESCGCHLREESQTEEHEAKRDDAQYSHVTVWEHRGAGQPPFLHQEPLQFEAVTPSQRSYK, encoded by the coding sequence ATGCATCTTCATCCCCATATCCCACCTGGTTCTTTGCACGAAAAATGGGACGCCTGCCGTTTCAGCAATAAATTGGTCAGCCCGGCAAACCGGCGTAAATATGAAATCATTGTCGTGGGTACCGGCCTGGCCGGGGCCTCAGCAGCGGCCTCTTTGGGAGAACTTGGCTATAAGGTCAAGTCGTTCTGTATTCAGGACAGCCCCCGCCGCGCCCATTCCATTGCAGCCCAGGGCGGAATCAACGCGGCCAAGAATTACCAAAACGACAGCGATTCAGTCTTCCGCCTTTTTTATGATACCATCAAGGGCGGCGATTTTCGTTCCCGCGAGGCCAATGTCTATCGTCTTGCCCAGATTTCCAACGCCATCATTGATCATTGTGCGGCCCAGGGCGTACCCTTTGCCAGGGAATACGGTGGCACGCTGGCTAATCGTTCCTTTGGTGGAGCCCAGGTCTCTCGTACCTTTTATGCCCGTGGTCAGACCGGCCAGCAGCTCTTGCTCGGAGCCTATTCTGCCCTGATGCGGCAGGTGGCTGCGGGTAAGGTCACCATCTATCCTCGACGAGAGATGATGGACCTGGTTGTCGTTGATGGGCAGGCACGGGGGATTATTGTCCGTAATCTGCTTACCGGTGAACTGGAACGGTATTCGGCCAATGCGGTGGTCTTGGCCACGGGTGGCTACGGCAATGCCTTTTACCTGTCCACCAATGCTATGGCCAGCAATGTCACGGCGGCCTGGCGGGCGCACCGGCGGGGAGCTGGTTTTGCCAATCCTTGCTTTGTTCAGATTCACCCGACCTGTATTCCTGTGCATGGTGATTATCAGTCCAAGCTGACCCTAATGAGCGAGAGTCTGCGTAATGATGGGCGGGTCTGGGTGCCGAAAAATAGGGATGACCGTCGTAGCCCGGCGGATATTCCAGAAGCAGAGCGCGATTATTATCTGGAACGCAGATATCCGGCCTTTGGTAACCTGGTGCCCCGGGATGTGGCCTCGCGTAATGCCAAGGAGGTCTGCGACCAAGGGCAGGGCGTGGGCGAGACCGGGCAGGCGGTCTATCTGAATTTTGCTGAGGCCATTGAGCGGGATGGTGTGGCTACCATCTTGAAGAAATACGGTAATCTCTTTCAGATGTACGAGCGCATTACTGCATCTGATCCGGCTAAGGAACCGATGATGATCTACCCGGCAGTGCATTATAGCATGGGTGGCCTTTGGGTAGATTATCAGCTCCAATCCTCGTTAGACGGCTTATTCGTCATTGGTGAGGCCAATTTTTCCGACCACGGCGCCAACCGGCTCGGGGCCAGTGCCCTTATGCAGGGCTTGGCAGACGGGTATTTTATCCTGCCTGTGACCTTGGGGAATTACCTGGCTAAGGCTGGCTCTGATCGTCCGGCAGCGGAGGATGTGGCTTTTAGCGAGACAAAGGAGGAGGTGACGGCGCGGGTTGCCCGGCTATTGCGTCATCGGGACTGGAAGAAATCTGGCACTCAGCCGGTGGATTATTATCACCGCAAGCTCGGTGCCCTGCTTTGGGAGTATTGCGGGATGTCCCGGAACGAAGAGGGGCTCAACAAGGCTCTTGCTGAGATTCCGGCGATTCGCGAAGAATTTTACAGCAATGTTTATGTGCCTGGGACCGGACAGGAGTTGAACCAGTCTCTGGAACGCGCTGGACGGGTGGCGGATTTCCTGGAGTTTGCTGAGGTCATGGTTATGGATGCCCTGGAGCGGAAAGAGTCCTGCGGTTGTCATCTGCGGGAGGAAAGTCAGACTGAGGAGCATGAGGCCAAGCGGGATGATGCGCAGTATTCGCATGTGACGGTTTGGGAGCATAGAGGGGCCGGGCAGCCGCCTTTTCTCCATCAGGAGCCGTTGCAGTTCGAGGCGGTTACGCCGTCGCAGCGGAGTTATAAATAA